A region from the Sander vitreus isolate 19-12246 chromosome 1, sanVit1, whole genome shotgun sequence genome encodes:
- the tp53bp1 gene encoding TP53-binding protein 1 isoform X3, with amino-acid sequence MDPGGSELDSSLPQPENPCLIVEDSQPDSVALEDDPESSYRALLARRLSSLQPTSRSPVLMETSIQPSIHPSSQPSTIQGHLELISSPLGSRLSQTDSQSESSQSNNQAEPGILMADNPSSAFQEESQVLTICPPANKKKCAAEDTDMDSGADSTTHCIQSEEGTSQFGFLELSQSQDLRGEARNSQEGEEDIVPQPDSERRTKLEQNISSRTSESQDNKAVRSEVSSSSSLEPPGPSGRLLSVQALLHSQASGEHGEQDCEILSSQEDMFDADKTGAAVDSTVSEPEQQAHPTSTPAHTLRLLHLSGQGTLVQESLSQSSVDYVAPTPDNFSHTPLIVPSSPTGPENEHGADEAMDTSLPPEDRAGENEEPMETEAASKPHPSASTPVSQNSPGFVLERTLSIPSQPEFSHSQEAPQQSDKKMALLPGETPSQQLESAAFTLPLQLSVNTQSSSPAQKTSEHIEEDSQATQIEELEEPPGVDTSDSVISHQRSESNGVSSESQTATSSKASVSAESPRHRSECAKKEATNLSQQSDVHKKTSLNVQDVNVKDGKSDREEASFADAVSCSQPKFDPSDLTVNSCVQETPPDTTPCSLSSQSMISNTSAVDVVKGSVDLRKEGGIAKSPSVKSLSQKCGTVGNSQTVKDAMDEPLQGEVEEEVVMEEGESALGGGASGMALALSQSQLLSPEPVEGESGDRGEDSVIVVTDSERDSQVLQKDVSSQSETNSSQPIGGNVSVSANGHESQAQAKKVHPAPDRLSQTERVGPEPEGLKDKSLSDSSGEISFHFTLPKEGELIGPAVGATPPLISQLKQRLRHSTPIEITSFSEKSGVVGNVSADGAMAASDIVSGESGDDTTEKGDGKLSLRMKLVTPVEEGSSEHFSLQKPALSEEDESVVKVTTVAKAVTSSPSVFSRVRQVHRQQEPREDSQAGGNTTSVREELFASPQRSSQASSLGCNSLPNSQSEPSQQEVLAAPQESHKDPPGPTEQSGDKRGPPQAPEPPTPNRTDGRQRAPQQTIASSPSNKLRQRTVSQQTSFDAPGLRSPAGRGEPESPSFRRTAAPAHRRHVRTIQEVRTTVTRIITDVYYEDGKEVERKVTEETEEPVVDSQVLDSDISPCRTGSSSLTSGDLADISSLSSKASSLQHSSGGTSSSGFTRPDFIMPPNRGAVSFSPRRGGGQQQRGHRGHRGQRAGSVVTMHRGDSTLGSRAFVPLTPRGRARRGRPPSRSSMSRGGGVGSLQRLGAHGQPQFSSEDELYTRMLPPRLPVSPTDAELPSHSDSLRSSPEEASSAGSSFVGLRVVAKWSSNGYFYSGRIIKDIGEGRFRLRFDDGYECEVAGKDILLCDPIPLGTEVTALLEDEYFSIGVVRGHKTEGQELFYSVEKDGQTQWYNRTAIILSLEQGNKLREQHSLGPYEPSTPLTKASDISLDNLVEGKRRRRGGPEGQNTPNRSSSSSPRTPGPSGKRKLMASEDNRTPAKRGRRGSGVKAAQRVGLCNTSGSGTDLPGQSCDVGETHGPLPQNTTLFMGFAFMLTTSSEIDRLTNKHSSDDEEDYVQTGPYNKAYTESQLQAGGGFVLPDFNEEQCKAAYQSLLIADQHCRTRKYLLCLASGVPCVSHIWVRDCCKENKLLNYRNYLLPAGVGPDETIVEWHPRCSPFKALRVLLVFEKPVELWAQLITLGGGSSLRQFQADKDGSDIPAGKYDVVVTDRACPPLVEKNVTSQEVPLVSPEWLIQSVIRGERLGFHSKPQYRHDYSSTSSS; translated from the exons ATGGATCCCGGTGGAAGTGAACTGGACTCCAGCCTGCCTCAGCCCGAGAACCCGTGTCTGATCGTGGAGGACTCACAGCCGGACAGTGTCGCTCTGGAGGACGACCCCGAAAGCAGCTACCGAGCTCTGCTGGCCCGGCGCCTGTCCAGCCTGCAGCCCACCTCCCGCAGTCCGGTTCTG ATGGAGACATCAatccagccatccatccatccatccagccagCCATCCACTATTCAGGGTCACTTG GAACTGATATCTTCCCCGTTAGGAAGCAGATTATCTCAGACTgatagccaatcagagagctccCAGAGTAACAACCAAGCCGAACCAG GCATTCTCATGGCGGACAACCCCAGTTCTGCATTCCAGGAGGAAAGTCAAGTTCTAACCATTTGCCCTCCAGCGAACAAGAAAAA GTGTGCAGCAGAGGACACTGATATGGATTCTGGAGCTGATTCTACCACACACTGTATTCAGTCTGAGG agGGAACCTCTCAGTTTGGTTTTCTCGAGCTTTCTCAGAGTCAGGATCTGCGAGGCGAAGCGAGGAACAGTCAGGAGGGAGAAGAAGACATTGTACCGCAGCCAGACAGCGAAAGACGCACCAAATTAG AGCAGAACATCAGCTCCAGGACTTCAGAGAGTCAGGACAACAAAGCAGTGAG ATCTGAGGTGAGCTCCAGCAGCTCATTGGAGCCTCCAGGTCCGTCGGGGAGGCTGCTGAGCGTCCAGGCTCTTCTGCACTCACAGGCCTCTGGTGAGCATGGCGAGCAGGACTGTGAGATCCTGTCCTCGCAGGAGGACATGTTCGACGCTGACAAGACAG GTGCTGCAGTGGACAGCACAGTGTCTGAGCCGGAGCAGCAGGCTCACCCCACCTCGACACCAGCCCACACCCTGCGACTGCTGCATCTGTCTGGACAGGGAACACTGGTGCAGGAAAGTCTGTCCCA GAGCTCTGTCGACTATGTTGCCCCCACCCCAGACAACTTCAGCCACACCCCTTTAATTGTTCCCAGCTCACCAACTGGACCAGAGAATGAACACG GTGCTGATGAAGCGATGGATACTTCACTGCCCCCAGAAGACCGAGCCGGAGAAAATGAAGAGCCGATGGAAACAGAAGCAGCCTCCAAGCCACACCCGTCCGCCTCTACTCCTGTATCCCAGAATTCCCCTGGATTTGTGTTAGAGCGAACACTCTCTATACCCTCCCAGCCAGAGTTCTCtcat AGCCAAGAGGCACCACAACAGTCCGATAAGAAGATGGCATTATTGCCTGGCGAGACACCGTCTCAACAGCTGGAGTCAGCTGCTTTCACTTTGCCTTTGCAGCTCTCTGTGAACACGCAGAGCAGTAGCCCAGCCCAGAAGACCTCGGAACATATTGAGGAGGACAGCCAGGCCACTCAGATCGAGGAACTGGAGGAGCCGCCCGGTGTCGACACCAGCGACTCCGTGATTTCGCACCAGAGGAGCGAGAGCAACGGCGTCTCTTCAGAGTCACAAACTGCCACCAGTTCTAAAGCTTCCGTCTCTGCTGAATCACCAAGGCATCGCAGCGAATGTGCCAAGAAGGAGGCGACCAATCTGTCGCAGCAGTCTGACGTGCACAAAAAGACCTCTTTGAATGTACAAGATGTGAATGTAAAAGACGGTAAGAGTGACCGCGAAGAGGCGAGCTTTGCCGACGCTGTGTCCTGCTCTCAACCAAAGTTTGATCCCTCCGATCTGACGGTTAACAGCTGTGTGCAGGAGACTCCCCCAGACACTACACCATGCAGTTTGTCCTCGCAGTCTATGATCTCTAACACATCTGCTGTGGATGTGGTGAAGGGTTCTGTAGActtgaggaaggaaggaggaattGCAAAGAGTCCTTCTGTAAAATCATTGTCACAGAAGTGTGGAACGGTTGGCAACAGTCAAACAGTCAAGGATGCGATGGACGAGCCTTTGCAGGGTGAGGTAGAAGAGGAGGTGGTgatggaggagggggagagcgCATTGGGAGGCGGGGCCTCAGGAATGGCTCTGGCCCTCTCCCAGAGCCAGCTGCTGTCTCCTGAGCCCGTGGAGGGGGAGAGCGGCGACCGAGGAGAGGACAGTGTCATCGTCGTtacagacagcgagagagactCCCAGGTTCTTCAGAAAGACGTGTCGTCGCAGTCGGAGACCAACAGTTCCCAGCCAATCGGAGGCAACGTGTCCGTCTCCGCTAACGGCCACGAGTCCCAGGCGCAGGCGAAGAAGGTGCACCCGGCTCCTGATAGGCTCTCCCAGACTGAGAGGGTGGGGCCTGAACCAGAGGGGCTCAAAGACAAGAGCCTGAGCGATAGCTCGGGAG AAATTTCCTTCCACTTCACACTTCCTAAAGAAGGGGAGCTGATTGGTCCTGCTGTCGGTGCCACGCCCCCTCTAATCAGCCAGCTGAAGCAGAGGCTGAGGCACAGCACTCCCATCG aGATCACTTCCTTTTCCGAAAAGTCAGGCGTGGTGGGGAATGTCTCTGCAGACGGGGCGATGGCAGCCAGTGACATTGTGTCGGGGGAAAGCGGGGATGACACGACGGAAAAGGGAGACGGGAAGCTGAGTTTGAGGATGAAGCTGGTGACCCCCGTCGAAGAGGGCAGCTCGGAGCACTTCAGCCTGCAGA AGCCAGCACTATCAGAAGAGGATGAATCTGTTGTCAAGGTTACCACTGTTGCCAAGGCTGTTACCAG CAGCCCGTCAGTGTTCAGTCGTGTCAGACAGGTGCACAGACAGCAGGAGCCAAGGGAGGACAGCCAGGCTGGAGGCAACACCACATCGGTCAG AGAGGAGCTGTTTGCCTCACCACAGAGGAGCTCCCAGGCGTCCTCGCTGGGATGCAACAGCCTCCCAAACAGCCAATCGGAGCCTTCACAACAGGAAGTGTTGGCAGCACCGCAGGAGAGCCATAAGGATCCTCCCGGCCCTACCGAGCAGTCTGGGGATAAGCGAGGACCCCCTCAAGCTCCAGAGCCGCCCACCCCGAACAGGACCGATGGCCGACAGAGGGCTCCTCAGCAGACCATCGCCTCCAGTCCGTCCAACAAG CTCCGTCAGCGGACAGTTTCTCAGCAGACCAGCTTCGACGCACCGGGGCTGCGCTCCCCAGCTGGCAGG GGTGAACCAGAGTCTCCGTCCTTTAGAAGAACCGCAGCCCCCGCCCACCGCAGACACGTGCGCACCATCCAGGAAGTGCGAACCACCGTCACACGGATCATCACAGACGTGTATTATGAGGACGGCAAAGAGGTGGAACGCAAAGTCACAGAG GAGACGGAGGAGCCAGTGGTGGACTCCCAGGTGTTGGACAGCGACATCTCCCCGTGCCGCACAGGCAGCAGCTCTTTGACCTCTGGTGACCTGGCTGACATCAGCTCTCTGTCGTCCAAGGCCTCCAGCCTGCAGCACAGCTCCGGAGGAACCAGCAGCAGCGGCTTCACCAGGCCGGACTTCATCATGCCGCCCAATCGAGGGGCCGTATCCTTCAG TCCCAGGAGGGGAGGCGGGCAGCAACAGAGGGGTCACAGGGGTCACAGGGGTCAAAGGGCAGGGTCAGTGGTCACAATGCACAGAGGCGACAGCACCCTGGGGTCCCGGGCCTTCGTCCCGCTGACCCCCAGAGGAAGGGCTAGAAGGGGCCGACCCCCATCCCGCTCCTCCATGTCCAG GGGAGGTGGTGTTGGCTCGCTGCAGAGGCTCGGTGCTCACGGCCAGCCACAGTTCTCCTCAGAGGATGAGCTGTACACCCGCATGCTCCCCCCGCGCCTCCCCGTCAGCCCCACAGACGCCGAGCTGCCCAGCCACTCCGACTCCCTCAGGTCATCGCCGGAGGAGGCCAGCTCGGCCGGAAGCAGCTTCGTCGGCCTGCGGGTGGTGGCCAAGTGGTCGTCCAACGGCTACTTCTACTCCGGCCGCATCATCAAGGACATCGGGGAGGGGAGATTCCGCCTGCGGTTTGATGACGGCTACGAGTGCGAGGTGGCGGGGAAGGATATCCTGCTGTGTGATCCCATCCCCTTGGGGACGGAGGTCACCGCTCTGCTGGAGGACGAGTACTTCAGCATAG gTGTTGTTAGGGGCCATAAAACAGAGGGGCAGGAGCTGTTCTACAGTGTGGAGAAGGACGGACAGACGCAGTGGTACAACAGGACCGCCATCATCCTGTCTCTGGAGCAGGGAAACAAGCTGAGGGAGCAGCACAGCCTCGGGCCCTACGAGCCCTCCACTCCCCTGACCAAAGCCTCCGACATCAGCCTCG ATAACCTGGTGGAGGGGAAGAGGAGGCGCAGAGGAGGCCCCGAGGGTCAGAACACTCCCAACCGCAGCTCCTCCAGCAGTCCCCGAACCCCCGGCCCCTCCGGCAAGAGGAAGCTGATGGCCTCCGAGGACAACAGGACGCCGGCCAAGAGAGGCCGCAGGGGCTCGGGGGTCAAAGCTG ctcAGCGGGTCGGACTGTGTAACACCTCTGGCAGTGGCACAGACCTCCCCGGTCAGTCTTGTGATGTGGGGGAGACTCACGGCCCGCTGCCCCAGAACACGACTCTCTTCATGGGCTTCGCCTTCATGCTGACTACCTCGTCTGAGATCGACCGGCTGACCAACAAGCACAGCAGCGATGACGAGGAAG ATTATGTGCAGACAGGTCCGTATAACAAAGCATACACAGAGTCCCAGCTGCAGGCAGGTGGAGGCTTCGTCCTGCCAGACTTCAATGAAGAACAA TGTAAGGCAGCTTACCAGAGCCTGCTCATCGCAGACCAGCACTGTCGTACAAGGAAGTACCTGCTGTGTTTGGCCAGCGGTGTGCCATGTGTGTCACACATCTGGGTGCGAGACTGCTGCAAAGAGAACAAGCTGCTCAACTACAGGAACTACTTGCTGCCTGCCGGCGTGGGGCCAGATGAGACCATAGTAGAATG GCATCCACGCTGCAGCCCGTTCAAAGCTCTGCGGGTCCTTCTGGTGTTTGAGAAGCCAGTGGAGCTTTGGGCACAGCTGATAACCTTGGGTGGAGGTTCTTCTCTTCGACAGTTCCAGGCGGACAAAGATGGCTCAG ACATTCCTGCGGGCAAGTATGATGTTGTGGTGACAGACCGTGCCTGTCCGCCATTGGTAGAGAAAAACGTGACATCGCAGGAAGTCCCGCTGGTGTCTCCTGAGTGGCTGATCCAGAGCGTCATCCGTGGGGAGCGCCTGGGTTTCCATAGCAAGCCTCAATATCGCCACGACtactcctccacctcctcctcataa
- the tp53bp1 gene encoding TP53-binding protein 1 isoform X2, with protein MDPGGSELDSSLPQPENPCLIVEDSQPDSVALEDDPESSYRALLARRLSSLQPTSRSPVLMETSIQPSIHPSSQPSTIQGHLELISSPLGSRLSQTDSQSESSQSNNQAEPGILMADNPSSAFQEESQVLTICPPANKKKCAAEDTDMDSGADSTTHCIQSEEGTSQFGFLELSQSQDLRGEARNSQEGEEDIVPQPDSERRTKLEQNISSRTSESQDNKAVRSEVSSSSSLEPPGPSGRLLSVQALLHSQASGEHGEQDCEILSSQEDMFDADKTGAAVDSTVSEPEQQAHPTSTPAHTLRLLHLSGQGTLVQESLSQSSVDYVAPTPDNFSHTPLIVPSSPTGPENEHGADEAMDTSLPPEDRAGENEEPMETEAASKPHPSASTPVSQNSPGFVLERTLSIPSQPEFSHDVFVPTQSQEAPQQSDKKMALLPGETPSQQLESAAFTLPLQLSVNTQSSSPAQKTSEHIEEDSQATQIEELEEPPGVDTSDSVISHQRSESNGVSSESQTATSSKASVSAESPRHRSECAKKEATNLSQQSDVHKKTSLNVQDVNVKDGKSDREEASFADAVSCSQPKFDPSDLTVNSCVQETPPDTTPCSLSSQSMISNTSAVDVVKGSVDLRKEGGIAKSPSVKSLSQKCGTVGNSQTVKDAMDEPLQGEVEEEVVMEEGESALGGGASGMALALSQSQLLSPEPVEGESGDRGEDSVIVVTDSERDSQVLQKDVSSQSETNSSQPIGGNVSVSANGHESQAQAKKVHPAPDRLSQTERVGPEPEGLKDKSLSDSSGEISFHFTLPKEGELIGPAVGATPPLISQLKQRLRHSTPIEITSFSEKSGVVGNVSADGAMAASDIVSGESGDDTTEKGDGKLSLRMKLVTPVEEGSSEHFSLQKPALSEEDESVVKVTTVAKAVTSPSVFSRVRQVHRQQEPREDSQAGGNTTSVREELFASPQRSSQASSLGCNSLPNSQSEPSQQEVLAAPQESHKDPPGPTEQSGDKRGPPQAPEPPTPNRTDGRQRAPQQTIASSPSNKLRQRTVSQQTSFDAPGLRSPAGRGEPESPSFRRTAAPAHRRHVRTIQEVRTTVTRIITDVYYEDGKEVERKVTEETEEPVVDSQVLDSDISPCRTGSSSLTSGDLADISSLSSKASSLQHSSGGTSSSGFTRPDFIMPPNRGAVSFSPRRGGGQQQRGHRGHRGQRAGSVVTMHRGDSTLGSRAFVPLTPRGRARRGRPPSRSSMSRGGGVGSLQRLGAHGQPQFSSEDELYTRMLPPRLPVSPTDAELPSHSDSLRSSPEEASSAGSSFVGLRVVAKWSSNGYFYSGRIIKDIGEGRFRLRFDDGYECEVAGKDILLCDPIPLGTEVTALLEDEYFSIGVVRGHKTEGQELFYSVEKDGQTQWYNRTAIILSLEQGNKLREQHSLGPYEPSTPLTKASDISLDNLVEGKRRRRGGPEGQNTPNRSSSSSPRTPGPSGKRKLMASEDNRTPAKRGRRGSGVKAAQRVGLCNTSGSGTDLPGQSCDVGETHGPLPQNTTLFMGFAFMLTTSSEIDRLTNKHSSDDEEDYVQTGPYNKAYTESQLQAGGGFVLPDFNEEQCKAAYQSLLIADQHCRTRKYLLCLASGVPCVSHIWVRDCCKENKLLNYRNYLLPAGVGPDETIVEWHPRCSPFKALRVLLVFEKPVELWAQLITLGGGSSLRQFQADKDGSDIPAGKYDVVVTDRACPPLVEKNVTSQEVPLVSPEWLIQSVIRGERLGFHSKPQYRHDYSSTSSS; from the exons ATGGATCCCGGTGGAAGTGAACTGGACTCCAGCCTGCCTCAGCCCGAGAACCCGTGTCTGATCGTGGAGGACTCACAGCCGGACAGTGTCGCTCTGGAGGACGACCCCGAAAGCAGCTACCGAGCTCTGCTGGCCCGGCGCCTGTCCAGCCTGCAGCCCACCTCCCGCAGTCCGGTTCTG ATGGAGACATCAatccagccatccatccatccatccagccagCCATCCACTATTCAGGGTCACTTG GAACTGATATCTTCCCCGTTAGGAAGCAGATTATCTCAGACTgatagccaatcagagagctccCAGAGTAACAACCAAGCCGAACCAG GCATTCTCATGGCGGACAACCCCAGTTCTGCATTCCAGGAGGAAAGTCAAGTTCTAACCATTTGCCCTCCAGCGAACAAGAAAAA GTGTGCAGCAGAGGACACTGATATGGATTCTGGAGCTGATTCTACCACACACTGTATTCAGTCTGAGG agGGAACCTCTCAGTTTGGTTTTCTCGAGCTTTCTCAGAGTCAGGATCTGCGAGGCGAAGCGAGGAACAGTCAGGAGGGAGAAGAAGACATTGTACCGCAGCCAGACAGCGAAAGACGCACCAAATTAG AGCAGAACATCAGCTCCAGGACTTCAGAGAGTCAGGACAACAAAGCAGTGAG ATCTGAGGTGAGCTCCAGCAGCTCATTGGAGCCTCCAGGTCCGTCGGGGAGGCTGCTGAGCGTCCAGGCTCTTCTGCACTCACAGGCCTCTGGTGAGCATGGCGAGCAGGACTGTGAGATCCTGTCCTCGCAGGAGGACATGTTCGACGCTGACAAGACAG GTGCTGCAGTGGACAGCACAGTGTCTGAGCCGGAGCAGCAGGCTCACCCCACCTCGACACCAGCCCACACCCTGCGACTGCTGCATCTGTCTGGACAGGGAACACTGGTGCAGGAAAGTCTGTCCCA GAGCTCTGTCGACTATGTTGCCCCCACCCCAGACAACTTCAGCCACACCCCTTTAATTGTTCCCAGCTCACCAACTGGACCAGAGAATGAACACG GTGCTGATGAAGCGATGGATACTTCACTGCCCCCAGAAGACCGAGCCGGAGAAAATGAAGAGCCGATGGAAACAGAAGCAGCCTCCAAGCCACACCCGTCCGCCTCTACTCCTGTATCCCAGAATTCCCCTGGATTTGTGTTAGAGCGAACACTCTCTATACCCTCCCAGCCAGAGTTCTCtcat GATGTGTTTGTCCCAACGCAGAGCCAAGAGGCACCACAACAGTCCGATAAGAAGATGGCATTATTGCCTGGCGAGACACCGTCTCAACAGCTGGAGTCAGCTGCTTTCACTTTGCCTTTGCAGCTCTCTGTGAACACGCAGAGCAGTAGCCCAGCCCAGAAGACCTCGGAACATATTGAGGAGGACAGCCAGGCCACTCAGATCGAGGAACTGGAGGAGCCGCCCGGTGTCGACACCAGCGACTCCGTGATTTCGCACCAGAGGAGCGAGAGCAACGGCGTCTCTTCAGAGTCACAAACTGCCACCAGTTCTAAAGCTTCCGTCTCTGCTGAATCACCAAGGCATCGCAGCGAATGTGCCAAGAAGGAGGCGACCAATCTGTCGCAGCAGTCTGACGTGCACAAAAAGACCTCTTTGAATGTACAAGATGTGAATGTAAAAGACGGTAAGAGTGACCGCGAAGAGGCGAGCTTTGCCGACGCTGTGTCCTGCTCTCAACCAAAGTTTGATCCCTCCGATCTGACGGTTAACAGCTGTGTGCAGGAGACTCCCCCAGACACTACACCATGCAGTTTGTCCTCGCAGTCTATGATCTCTAACACATCTGCTGTGGATGTGGTGAAGGGTTCTGTAGActtgaggaaggaaggaggaattGCAAAGAGTCCTTCTGTAAAATCATTGTCACAGAAGTGTGGAACGGTTGGCAACAGTCAAACAGTCAAGGATGCGATGGACGAGCCTTTGCAGGGTGAGGTAGAAGAGGAGGTGGTgatggaggagggggagagcgCATTGGGAGGCGGGGCCTCAGGAATGGCTCTGGCCCTCTCCCAGAGCCAGCTGCTGTCTCCTGAGCCCGTGGAGGGGGAGAGCGGCGACCGAGGAGAGGACAGTGTCATCGTCGTtacagacagcgagagagactCCCAGGTTCTTCAGAAAGACGTGTCGTCGCAGTCGGAGACCAACAGTTCCCAGCCAATCGGAGGCAACGTGTCCGTCTCCGCTAACGGCCACGAGTCCCAGGCGCAGGCGAAGAAGGTGCACCCGGCTCCTGATAGGCTCTCCCAGACTGAGAGGGTGGGGCCTGAACCAGAGGGGCTCAAAGACAAGAGCCTGAGCGATAGCTCGGGAG AAATTTCCTTCCACTTCACACTTCCTAAAGAAGGGGAGCTGATTGGTCCTGCTGTCGGTGCCACGCCCCCTCTAATCAGCCAGCTGAAGCAGAGGCTGAGGCACAGCACTCCCATCG aGATCACTTCCTTTTCCGAAAAGTCAGGCGTGGTGGGGAATGTCTCTGCAGACGGGGCGATGGCAGCCAGTGACATTGTGTCGGGGGAAAGCGGGGATGACACGACGGAAAAGGGAGACGGGAAGCTGAGTTTGAGGATGAAGCTGGTGACCCCCGTCGAAGAGGGCAGCTCGGAGCACTTCAGCCTGCAGA AGCCAGCACTATCAGAAGAGGATGAATCTGTTGTCAAGGTTACCACTGTTGCCAAGGCTGTTACCAG CCCGTCAGTGTTCAGTCGTGTCAGACAGGTGCACAGACAGCAGGAGCCAAGGGAGGACAGCCAGGCTGGAGGCAACACCACATCGGTCAG AGAGGAGCTGTTTGCCTCACCACAGAGGAGCTCCCAGGCGTCCTCGCTGGGATGCAACAGCCTCCCAAACAGCCAATCGGAGCCTTCACAACAGGAAGTGTTGGCAGCACCGCAGGAGAGCCATAAGGATCCTCCCGGCCCTACCGAGCAGTCTGGGGATAAGCGAGGACCCCCTCAAGCTCCAGAGCCGCCCACCCCGAACAGGACCGATGGCCGACAGAGGGCTCCTCAGCAGACCATCGCCTCCAGTCCGTCCAACAAG CTCCGTCAGCGGACAGTTTCTCAGCAGACCAGCTTCGACGCACCGGGGCTGCGCTCCCCAGCTGGCAGG GGTGAACCAGAGTCTCCGTCCTTTAGAAGAACCGCAGCCCCCGCCCACCGCAGACACGTGCGCACCATCCAGGAAGTGCGAACCACCGTCACACGGATCATCACAGACGTGTATTATGAGGACGGCAAAGAGGTGGAACGCAAAGTCACAGAG GAGACGGAGGAGCCAGTGGTGGACTCCCAGGTGTTGGACAGCGACATCTCCCCGTGCCGCACAGGCAGCAGCTCTTTGACCTCTGGTGACCTGGCTGACATCAGCTCTCTGTCGTCCAAGGCCTCCAGCCTGCAGCACAGCTCCGGAGGAACCAGCAGCAGCGGCTTCACCAGGCCGGACTTCATCATGCCGCCCAATCGAGGGGCCGTATCCTTCAG TCCCAGGAGGGGAGGCGGGCAGCAACAGAGGGGTCACAGGGGTCACAGGGGTCAAAGGGCAGGGTCAGTGGTCACAATGCACAGAGGCGACAGCACCCTGGGGTCCCGGGCCTTCGTCCCGCTGACCCCCAGAGGAAGGGCTAGAAGGGGCCGACCCCCATCCCGCTCCTCCATGTCCAG GGGAGGTGGTGTTGGCTCGCTGCAGAGGCTCGGTGCTCACGGCCAGCCACAGTTCTCCTCAGAGGATGAGCTGTACACCCGCATGCTCCCCCCGCGCCTCCCCGTCAGCCCCACAGACGCCGAGCTGCCCAGCCACTCCGACTCCCTCAGGTCATCGCCGGAGGAGGCCAGCTCGGCCGGAAGCAGCTTCGTCGGCCTGCGGGTGGTGGCCAAGTGGTCGTCCAACGGCTACTTCTACTCCGGCCGCATCATCAAGGACATCGGGGAGGGGAGATTCCGCCTGCGGTTTGATGACGGCTACGAGTGCGAGGTGGCGGGGAAGGATATCCTGCTGTGTGATCCCATCCCCTTGGGGACGGAGGTCACCGCTCTGCTGGAGGACGAGTACTTCAGCATAG gTGTTGTTAGGGGCCATAAAACAGAGGGGCAGGAGCTGTTCTACAGTGTGGAGAAGGACGGACAGACGCAGTGGTACAACAGGACCGCCATCATCCTGTCTCTGGAGCAGGGAAACAAGCTGAGGGAGCAGCACAGCCTCGGGCCCTACGAGCCCTCCACTCCCCTGACCAAAGCCTCCGACATCAGCCTCG ATAACCTGGTGGAGGGGAAGAGGAGGCGCAGAGGAGGCCCCGAGGGTCAGAACACTCCCAACCGCAGCTCCTCCAGCAGTCCCCGAACCCCCGGCCCCTCCGGCAAGAGGAAGCTGATGGCCTCCGAGGACAACAGGACGCCGGCCAAGAGAGGCCGCAGGGGCTCGGGGGTCAAAGCTG ctcAGCGGGTCGGACTGTGTAACACCTCTGGCAGTGGCACAGACCTCCCCGGTCAGTCTTGTGATGTGGGGGAGACTCACGGCCCGCTGCCCCAGAACACGACTCTCTTCATGGGCTTCGCCTTCATGCTGACTACCTCGTCTGAGATCGACCGGCTGACCAACAAGCACAGCAGCGATGACGAGGAAG ATTATGTGCAGACAGGTCCGTATAACAAAGCATACACAGAGTCCCAGCTGCAGGCAGGTGGAGGCTTCGTCCTGCCAGACTTCAATGAAGAACAA TGTAAGGCAGCTTACCAGAGCCTGCTCATCGCAGACCAGCACTGTCGTACAAGGAAGTACCTGCTGTGTTTGGCCAGCGGTGTGCCATGTGTGTCACACATCTGGGTGCGAGACTGCTGCAAAGAGAACAAGCTGCTCAACTACAGGAACTACTTGCTGCCTGCCGGCGTGGGGCCAGATGAGACCATAGTAGAATG GCATCCACGCTGCAGCCCGTTCAAAGCTCTGCGGGTCCTTCTGGTGTTTGAGAAGCCAGTGGAGCTTTGGGCACAGCTGATAACCTTGGGTGGAGGTTCTTCTCTTCGACAGTTCCAGGCGGACAAAGATGGCTCAG ACATTCCTGCGGGCAAGTATGATGTTGTGGTGACAGACCGTGCCTGTCCGCCATTGGTAGAGAAAAACGTGACATCGCAGGAAGTCCCGCTGGTGTCTCCTGAGTGGCTGATCCAGAGCGTCATCCGTGGGGAGCGCCTGGGTTTCCATAGCAAGCCTCAATATCGCCACGACtactcctccacctcctcctcataa